A window of Fictibacillus halophilus contains these coding sequences:
- a CDS encoding DMT family transporter → MMGNQKEYSRWKGIGLALAGASLWGFSGNAAEWIFSHSAMTATWLVSVRMVMAGALLLFLVSFHHNIFEVWKNKKDRFDLMIFSLTGMLGAQLTFFLSIEAGNAPTATLLQFLGPVFITIYFALKFFKWPKRKEWIAVLMALSGTFLLLTNGSLQEITVSEKAIFWGVLSGISVAVYTVYPVRLLKQYASATIVGWAMLLGGSAVSIFTQPWQANAIDWSLSLFWMLSFVVVFGTLLPFYLYLDSLKYISSTETSLLGSAEPLVATLVSVIWLGTAFGSFQTAGGMLIILTVFLLSMPEKGLIQVKQN, encoded by the coding sequence ATGATGGGGAATCAAAAAGAATATTCCCGGTGGAAAGGTATAGGACTTGCATTAGCAGGGGCTTCCCTTTGGGGTTTCTCAGGAAATGCGGCAGAATGGATCTTTTCTCATTCAGCAATGACTGCAACATGGTTAGTATCAGTCCGCATGGTGATGGCTGGAGCGCTGTTATTATTTCTTGTTTCTTTTCATCACAATATATTTGAAGTTTGGAAGAACAAAAAAGATCGTTTTGATTTAATGATATTTTCCTTAACGGGTATGCTTGGGGCTCAGCTTACTTTCTTTTTGAGTATAGAAGCGGGAAATGCTCCAACTGCAACACTGCTTCAATTTTTAGGGCCGGTGTTTATTACGATCTATTTTGCGTTAAAGTTCTTTAAATGGCCAAAACGAAAAGAATGGATCGCGGTTCTAATGGCGCTTTCAGGAACCTTTTTACTATTAACTAATGGAAGTTTGCAAGAGATAACGGTTTCCGAAAAAGCTATTTTCTGGGGAGTTCTTTCAGGTATTTCTGTAGCTGTATATACCGTATATCCTGTTAGATTACTAAAGCAGTATGCATCTGCTACGATCGTAGGCTGGGCAATGCTGCTCGGAGGATCTGCCGTTTCTATATTTACTCAGCCATGGCAGGCAAATGCAATCGATTGGTCATTATCACTATTTTGGATGCTTTCATTTGTTGTAGTATTCGGAACGTTATTGCCTTTTTATCTTTACTTAGACAGCTTAAAGTATATAAGCTCGACAGAAACGAGCTTACTTGGGAGTGCTGAACCTTTAGTTGCAACACTCGTATCTGTTATTTGGCTCGGTACTGCGTTTGGAAGTTTTCAAACCGCTGGTGGCATGCTGATTATATTGACAGTATTCTTGCTATCTATGCCAGAAAAGGGATTGATCCAAGTGAAGCAAAATTAA
- a CDS encoding SH3 domain-containing protein, which produces MRLNVKVLCFFLVIILLIGSFPFKPTSAATKTATVNATSLNVRTEPSSSSKQIGSLKKGSIVTVYKIEKGWANISFQDRKAWVSSAYIKENHSTGSHIPSQKEAKTAKVTATSLNVRSGAGTQYKTVGSLKNGAVVSVIKEEGNWSNITYGSIKGWVSSAYLLNQTGKPSANKPVKSGKWGTVTATYLNFRSSGNLTSPIIGSIKYGTSVQILSESGSWLFIQTSDGKKGWVSRQYITIQTGGSPIVTNPKPATKPPVAPPSSVSKKVVVLSDGVNIRQGPSTAYLIVGNADQGDEFAYLQSKNDWVQIKMPSGKSAWLAGWLVAVQQSPSSPNNPSVPKPSLEGLKGKRIVIDPGHGGNDPGATGKSSGTQEAAMTLMSARLLATELSDAGAKVILTRSDNTYISLNKRVEISHYHFADAFVSLHYNSASDRTATGLLTFYYGQKDLKLANSVNTGLVGAKTGLKGGNVRYGNFHVLRENKQPAVLVELGFLSNPFDESTIKSNSFQTKAAMGITNGLAQYFK; this is translated from the coding sequence GTGAGATTAAATGTTAAGGTGTTGTGTTTCTTTCTAGTCATTATCCTTTTAATCGGGAGCTTTCCATTCAAACCGACTTCAGCAGCAACAAAAACCGCTACAGTGAACGCAACAAGCTTAAATGTACGCACTGAACCTTCCTCATCGTCTAAACAGATTGGATCATTAAAAAAAGGGTCGATCGTTACGGTGTACAAGATAGAAAAAGGATGGGCTAACATATCTTTTCAGGATAGAAAAGCATGGGTTAGTTCCGCGTACATAAAGGAAAATCATTCGACGGGTTCCCATATACCATCTCAAAAGGAAGCAAAAACAGCAAAAGTCACAGCAACTTCTCTAAATGTACGTAGTGGGGCAGGAACTCAATATAAGACGGTAGGTTCGCTTAAGAATGGAGCAGTAGTTTCTGTAATTAAAGAAGAAGGCAATTGGTCTAACATAACATATGGCTCTATTAAAGGATGGGTAAGTAGTGCTTACCTATTAAACCAAACAGGTAAGCCTTCTGCAAACAAACCTGTTAAAAGCGGGAAGTGGGGAACGGTAACTGCTACGTATTTAAATTTTCGATCATCAGGAAATTTAACTTCACCGATCATCGGCTCGATTAAATATGGTACCTCTGTTCAGATTTTGTCAGAGTCAGGAAGCTGGCTTTTCATTCAAACATCGGATGGAAAGAAAGGTTGGGTATCTAGGCAATACATAACCATACAAACTGGAGGATCTCCAATCGTTACAAACCCTAAGCCTGCAACGAAACCTCCAGTTGCTCCACCTTCATCTGTCTCTAAAAAAGTTGTCGTCTTGTCAGATGGAGTGAATATTAGGCAAGGTCCCTCTACAGCGTACTTAATAGTAGGAAATGCAGATCAAGGGGACGAGTTCGCTTATTTACAATCGAAAAACGACTGGGTACAAATTAAGATGCCAAGCGGTAAAAGTGCTTGGCTAGCTGGATGGCTTGTTGCTGTTCAACAGTCACCTTCTTCACCAAACAATCCTTCAGTTCCTAAACCATCATTGGAGGGATTAAAAGGAAAAAGAATTGTAATAGATCCTGGTCATGGAGGAAATGATCCAGGTGCCACTGGGAAATCGTCAGGTACACAAGAAGCAGCTATGACATTGATGAGTGCGAGATTATTAGCTACAGAGCTCAGTGATGCAGGCGCAAAAGTGATATTAACCAGAAGTGATAATACGTATATTTCTCTTAACAAACGAGTGGAGATCAGTCATTATCATTTTGCAGATGCATTTGTAAGTTTGCATTATAACTCAGCTTCTGATAGAACCGCTACAGGGCTATTAACCTTCTATTACGGGCAGAAGGATTTAAAGTTGGCTAACTCGGTAAACACTGGATTGGTTGGAGCAAAAACGGGACTAAAAGGTGGAAATGTTAGATATGGAAACTTTCATGTGCTTCGTGAGAACAAACAACCTGCCGTTCTAGTAGAGCTTGGCTTTTTATCAAATCCATTTGATGAAAGTACTATAAAAAGTAATTCTTTTCAAACAAAAGCAGCGATGGGAATAACAAACGGATTGGCTCAATATTTTAAATAA
- a CDS encoding DUF6359 domain-containing protein, with protein sequence MFMKMTKRITNISIMVAMVLSMVLPLQQTASAADVLTVNEALVKQDKSKQVVEGYIVGTVKGGTGSSISFKHEGPFTANTNLAIADSANETDKTKILTVQLPGNDVRTALNLVDHPENLGKKVQLSGTVEAYFSVPGLKNVDKFQFIDGAPSEPQVEEVKASVEGQVVSKGTSVVLSTETADAAIYYTVDGQDPTTESTRYTSPITVNEDVTIKAVAVKEGLKNSNISEFKYQVALAGLRIHDIQGASHQSPVANKAVEGVEGIVTKVVDNNNFYMQDVKPDQDYRTSEGILVYQKDHGQAKGNLVSVDGLVKEWVLEGYSDKLKTDLAATEINASRITKLQEGQKLPKSTIIGLFGLQQPTRVIDNDNFGVFDPKEDGIDFYESLEGMLVEVKNPGVLAPQKYGELVVVPDFWKQKEFNSSGGLNITEFDYNPERIFIDINDESFVAKTGDFFLGSITGVVSYGFGNYKMLADREELPPFVEGKTKPEVTKIHEKHKELTIASFNVENFSALKEGRDSTSDEKVSRIAKSIVRNLNAPDIVGLVEMQDGNGPTNDGTTDAKASADRLIAEITAQGGPHYVYTDIAPVDGKDGGIPGGNIRVGFIYNPERVSLAEGAKGTATEAVGYKDGKLTVNPGRIDPANPAFENSRKPVAAQFMFKGESVIVVANHFNSKGGDQPLFGKKQPPFLGSEAQRLEIAGIVNQFVKNVKTEDKDAKVVLLGDFNDFEFTKTLQKVKGEELTNMIEEVPFKERYTYSYQGNAQVLDHILVTNNMARKTKVDIVHINSQFMEEHGRASDHDPVLIQVKLDKVR encoded by the coding sequence ATGTTCATGAAAATGACAAAAAGGATTACGAATATTAGTATCATGGTAGCCATGGTACTTAGCATGGTTTTGCCACTGCAACAAACAGCTTCCGCAGCTGACGTTCTAACGGTTAACGAAGCATTGGTGAAGCAAGATAAATCGAAACAGGTAGTTGAAGGGTATATTGTAGGGACTGTTAAAGGTGGCACTGGGTCTTCTATCTCATTCAAACATGAAGGACCATTTACAGCGAATACCAATCTAGCTATCGCAGATTCAGCAAACGAAACAGATAAAACGAAGATTTTGACTGTTCAGTTACCAGGTAATGATGTTAGAACTGCATTGAACCTTGTCGATCATCCTGAGAACTTAGGGAAAAAAGTGCAACTATCAGGAACGGTCGAAGCTTATTTTAGTGTGCCAGGACTTAAAAATGTGGACAAATTTCAGTTTATTGATGGTGCTCCTTCTGAACCACAAGTGGAAGAAGTAAAAGCATCAGTCGAGGGCCAGGTTGTCTCTAAAGGGACTTCTGTAGTACTATCCACTGAAACAGCGGATGCTGCAATTTATTACACGGTTGACGGACAAGACCCGACTACAGAAAGCACACGTTATACATCTCCTATAACCGTGAACGAAGATGTAACGATTAAAGCTGTTGCTGTTAAAGAAGGTTTAAAGAATAGTAACATTTCAGAGTTTAAATACCAAGTTGCTCTAGCTGGACTTCGTATCCATGATATTCAAGGGGCGAGTCATCAATCTCCTGTTGCAAATAAAGCAGTAGAAGGTGTAGAAGGAATTGTAACAAAAGTTGTTGATAACAATAATTTTTATATGCAAGACGTAAAGCCGGACCAAGATTATAGGACGTCTGAGGGTATTTTGGTCTACCAAAAAGATCACGGACAAGCTAAAGGAAATCTGGTCTCCGTTGATGGATTAGTAAAAGAGTGGGTACTTGAAGGGTATTCAGATAAATTAAAAACAGATCTAGCTGCTACAGAGATTAATGCAAGTCGCATCACAAAACTACAAGAAGGACAAAAACTTCCTAAATCAACGATCATCGGTTTGTTTGGTCTTCAACAGCCAACAAGAGTGATCGATAATGATAACTTTGGAGTGTTTGATCCAAAAGAAGACGGCATCGATTTTTATGAAAGTTTAGAAGGAATGCTTGTCGAAGTTAAAAACCCTGGAGTTCTTGCACCTCAAAAGTATGGAGAACTTGTTGTAGTGCCAGATTTTTGGAAGCAAAAAGAATTTAACTCATCAGGTGGTCTGAACATCACAGAATTTGATTATAACCCTGAGCGGATTTTTATTGATATTAACGATGAATCGTTTGTTGCAAAAACAGGAGATTTCTTCTTAGGCTCTATTACAGGTGTTGTAAGTTACGGGTTTGGTAACTATAAAATGTTAGCTGATCGTGAAGAACTTCCGCCATTTGTTGAAGGGAAAACAAAACCGGAAGTTACAAAGATTCATGAAAAACATAAAGAGTTGACGATCGCGAGCTTTAACGTGGAGAACTTTTCTGCATTAAAAGAAGGACGTGACAGTACGAGTGATGAAAAAGTATCACGTATCGCAAAATCTATCGTACGTAACTTAAACGCACCAGATATCGTAGGACTTGTGGAGATGCAAGATGGAAACGGTCCAACAAATGATGGTACGACAGATGCCAAAGCAAGTGCTGACCGATTAATTGCAGAGATTACAGCGCAAGGCGGTCCACACTATGTGTATACAGATATCGCTCCAGTTGATGGCAAAGATGGCGGTATTCCTGGCGGTAACATTCGTGTAGGATTCATCTACAATCCTGAACGTGTTTCCCTAGCAGAAGGAGCAAAAGGTACAGCAACTGAAGCGGTAGGATATAAGGACGGTAAGCTTACTGTAAATCCTGGGCGTATCGATCCAGCAAACCCAGCATTTGAAAACAGCCGAAAGCCAGTCGCAGCACAGTTTATGTTTAAAGGTGAAAGCGTAATTGTGGTTGCCAACCATTTTAACTCAAAAGGTGGAGATCAGCCGCTGTTTGGGAAAAAACAGCCTCCTTTCCTTGGAAGTGAAGCGCAGCGTTTAGAGATTGCGGGAATTGTAAATCAGTTTGTTAAAAATGTTAAGACCGAAGATAAGGATGCAAAGGTAGTGTTGCTAGGAGATTTCAATGATTTTGAGTTTACGAAGACGCTACAAAAAGTGAAAGGCGAAGAACTGACGAACATGATCGAAGAAGTTCCTTTTAAAGAGCGCTACACATATTCTTATCAAGGAAACGCTCAAGTTCTTGATCATATTTTAGTAACAAACAATATGGCAAGAAAGACGAAAGTGGACATCGTTCATATCAATTCGCAGTTTATGGAGGAACACGGTCGAGCAAGTGATCATGATCCTGTCTTAATTCAAGTTAAACTAGATAAAGTCAGATAA
- a CDS encoding Cof-type HAD-IIB family hydrolase, producing the protein MNDKIVFFDIDGTLVNDEKKIPDSTKESISQLKKNGVHVAIATGRGPFMFEPIREELEVDSFVSFNGSYVVFKDEVIHKTPLSREAILKIEEEADKAGHPLVYLDHERATSNADNHEIIKNCTFNLMPSYPVFHPGFYKENEVYQVLLFCQEQHEHVYRDGYKGTFDFIRWHENALDILPTGGSKAKGIEAFMNQMNMKPENVYAFGDALNDIEMLKAAGTGIAMGNGLKEAKDASDFVTKSVDEDGIYHGLKHFGLI; encoded by the coding sequence ATGAATGACAAAATAGTATTTTTCGATATAGATGGAACGTTAGTAAACGATGAAAAAAAGATTCCTGATAGCACGAAAGAGAGTATTTCACAGTTGAAAAAGAATGGCGTACATGTAGCGATCGCTACTGGACGAGGTCCATTTATGTTTGAACCTATTCGTGAGGAATTAGAGGTTGATTCGTTTGTAAGCTTTAACGGATCATATGTTGTCTTTAAAGATGAAGTGATTCATAAGACGCCATTATCTAGAGAAGCAATTCTCAAAATAGAAGAAGAAGCAGATAAGGCCGGTCATCCCCTTGTTTATCTTGATCATGAACGAGCAACAAGCAATGCTGATAATCATGAGATCATTAAAAACTGTACGTTTAATCTCATGCCTAGTTATCCCGTTTTCCACCCAGGATTCTACAAGGAGAACGAGGTTTATCAAGTTTTATTATTCTGCCAGGAACAGCATGAACATGTGTATCGAGATGGATACAAAGGCACGTTCGATTTTATACGCTGGCATGAAAATGCGTTAGACATATTGCCAACTGGTGGTTCGAAAGCCAAAGGAATTGAAGCATTCATGAACCAGATGAACATGAAACCTGAGAACGTATACGCGTTTGGTGATGCGCTAAACGATATTGAAATGCTTAAGGCAGCTGGAACAGGAATCGCGATGGGCAATGGTTTAAAAGAAGCAAAAGACGCGTCAGACTTTGTAACAAAATCAGTCGATGAAGATGGTATCTATCATGGACTTAAGCATTTTGGATTAATCTAA
- a CDS encoding alpha/beta-type small acid-soluble spore protein, whose product MARNNNSNELVVAGAQAALDQMKYEIASEFGVQLGPDTTSRANGSVGGEITKRLVQMAEQQLGGGYRR is encoded by the coding sequence ATGGCACGTAACAATAACTCTAACGAATTAGTAGTGGCTGGAGCACAAGCAGCTTTGGATCAAATGAAGTATGAAATCGCTTCTGAGTTTGGTGTTCAACTAGGACCAGACACAACATCCCGTGCGAATGGATCTGTTGGTGGTGAAATCACTAAACGTCTTGTTCAAATGGCTGAACAGCAACTAGGTGGGGGATACCGTCGCTAA